In Leishmania major strain Friedlin complete genome, chromosome 12, one genomic interval encodes:
- a CDS encoding putative surface antigen protein, whose translation MAQCVRRLVLAATLAAAVALLLCTSSAPVARAAGTGDFTAAQRTHTLAVLQAFGRAIPELEKKWTGNDFCSWDHVACVSVDVFVGLNVSTYAGTLPEIPVNVDYRHVMIRDLGFWNMPLLSGTLPDSWSKLGGLLSVTFSGCGVSGTLPASWGLMVRLRALTVGNCRHLTGSLPSEWSWLPNFQILVLRQLQLSGTLPAEWSRVTSLLELEIVAAGDITGTLPAKWSSIKSLRTLNLEGTQVSGTLPSGWSEMKSLTSLELEGTQVSGTLPPGWSSIKSLRTLNLEGTQVSGSLPPQWVSMASLRTLNLEGTQVSGTLPPGWSEMKSLTSLELEGTQVSGTLPLGWSEMKSLRTLNLEGTQVSGSLPPQWVSMASLRTLNLEGTQVSGTLPPGWSEMKSLTNLYLEGTQLSGSLPTEWRGIKSLTNLYLKGTQVSGSLPPQWSSLTSLRTLDLEGTQVSGRLPPEWSRMLSAENLQLEHCDLSGSLPPEWSAMPRLRLVGLRGNRFCGCVPESWANKADLAVEIEDKHKGSDCLAGKDCTTTTTKLPTTTTTTTKPPTTTTTTTKPPTTTTTTTKPPTTTTTTTKLPTTTTTTTKPPTTTTTTTKLPTTTTTTTKPPTTTTTTTTTTTTTTTTTKPPITTATTTKPPTTTTTTTKPPTTITSTTKLPTTTTTEAPAEPTTTATPTNTPTPAPETECEVDGCEVCEGDSAARCARCREDYFLTDERTCLVYCDGGVAAVSSGVAAAAVVCVAVLFSVGLAA comes from the coding sequence atggcgcagtgcgtgcgtcggctggtgctggcggcgacgctcgccgctgcggtggcgctgctgctgtgcacgagcagtgcgccggtggcgcgtgctgctgggaCGGGCGACTtcactgcggcgcagcggacgcacacgctggcggtgctgcaggcgtttgGGCGTGCGATCCCTGAGCTTGAGAAGAAGTGGACGGGCAACGACTTCTGCTCGTGGGACCACGTAGCGTGCGTGTCAGTCGACGTCTTCGTAGGTCTCAATGTTTCGACGTatgccggcacgctgccggagaTACCTGTGAACGTCGACTACAGGCACGTCATGATCCGGGACCTGGGGTTCTGGAATATGCCACTGCTGAGCGGGACGCTGCCGGACAGCTGGAGCAAACTGGGAGGACTGCTCTCCGTTACGTTCTCGGGCTGCGGCGTGAGCGGTACACTGCCCGCCTCATGGGGCTTGATGGTTCGTTTACGTGCCTTGACTGTGGGAAATTGCAGGCACCTCACCGGCAGCCTGCCTTCTGAGTGGAGCTGGCTGCCTAATTTTCAAATTCTGGTGCTGAGGCAACTGCAGCTGAGCGGTACGCTGCCGGCTGAGTGGAGCCGGGTGACGTCATTGCTTGAGCTGGAGATCGTTGCTGCAGGCGACAtcaccggcacgctgccggctAAGTGGAGCTCGATAAAATCGCTGAGAACTCTTAatctggagggtactcaggtctccggcacacTGCCCTCGGGATGGAGTGAGATGAAATCGCTGACCAGTCTCGAgctggagggtactcaggtctccggcacgctgcctcCAGGATGGAGCTCGATAAAATCGCTGAGAACTCTTAatctggagggtactcaggtctccggcagtctgccgccccagtgggTCTCGATGGCATCGCTGAGAACTCTTAatctggagggtactcaggtctccggcacgctgcccccGGGATGGAGTGAGATGAAATCGCTGACCAGTCTCGAgctggagggtactcaggtctccggcacgctgcctcTAGGATGGAGTGAGATGAAATCGCTGAGAACTCTTAatctggagggtactcaggtctccggcagtctgccgccccagtgggTCTCGATGGCATCGCTGAGAACTCTTAatctggagggtactcaggtctccggcacacTGCCCCCGGGATGGAGTGAGATGAAATCGCTGACCAATCTCTatctggagggtactcagCTCTCCGGCAGTCTGCCCACGGAATGGAGAGGGATAAAATCGCTGACCAATCTCTATCTGAAaggtactcaggtctccggcagtctaccgccccagtggagctcACTGACATCGCTGAGAACCCTTGatctggagggtactcaggtctccggcaggCTGCCGCCCGAGTGGAGCAGGATGTTGAGTGCCGAGaacctgcagctggagcacTGCGACCTGtccggcagtctgccgccCGAGTGGTCTGCGATGCCAAGGCTGCGTCTTGTCGGACTGAGGGGCAACCGCttctgcgggtgtgtgccggAGTCGTGGGCCAACAAGGCTGATCTTGCTGTGGAAATCGAGGACAAgcacaagggcagcgactgctTGGCTGGTAAGGACTgcacaacgaccaccactaagctccccaccacgacaacgaccaccactaagccccccaccacgacaacgaccaccacaaaaccccccaccacgaccacgaccacaACTAaaccccccaccacgaccacgaccaccactaagctccccaccacgacaacgaccaccacaaaaccccccaccacgacaacgaccaccactaagctccccaccacgacaacgaccaccacaaaaccccccaccacgacaacgaccaccacgacaacgaccaccacgaccacgaccaccactaagccCCCCATCACGACAGCGACCACCACTAAACCCCCTaccacgaccacgaccaccactaagccgCCGACCACGATAACGAGCACTACTAAGCTGCCCACCACAACCACCACTGAGGCACCGGCTGAACCCACGACCACTGCTACCCCAACAAACACGCCGACTCCTGCACCAGAGACGGAGTgcgaggtggatgggtgtgaggtgtgcgagggggactccgctgcgaggtgcgcgaggtgccgtGAGGACTACTTCCTGACGGACGAGAGGACGTGCCTGGTGTActgcgatggcggtgttgctgctgtgtcgagcggagtggcggcagcagctgttgtgtgcgtggctgtgctgttcagcgtggggctggcggcgtga
- a CDS encoding putative surface antigen protein 2 → MAQCVRRLVLAATLAAAVALLLCTSSAPVARAAGTNDFTEEQRTHTLAVLQAFGRAIPELEKKWTGNDFCSWEFIVCNVIGVNVRGISPTYAGTLPEVPDNVSYNNVVIQQLDFSEMRLGLSGTLPPQWSSMKSLIFINLQYTKVSGTLPLQWSSMTSLSLLNLRGTQVSGTVPPQWSSMTSLSLLNLDYVNVSGTLPPQWSSMTSLTFLDLLGTQVSGTLPPQWSSMTSLRTLDLGDTQVSGSLPPGWSELKSLSLLNLNGTKVAGTLPHEWSSMTSLTALDLVGTQISGSLPPQWSAMSSVSLLNLNGTKVSGTLPHQWSSMTSLTALYVQGTQVSGSLPPQWSSMTSLSLLNLNGAKVSGTLPPEWSGMSEAAYFWLEHCDLSGSLPPEWSSMPKLRGISLSGNHFCGCVPDSWAKKAGLVVQIEDKHKGSDCLAAKECTRTTTSTEAPAEPTTTTEAPAEPTTTATPTNTPTPAPETECEVDGCEVCEGDSAARCARCREDYFLTDEKTCLKHNDGGVAAVSSGVAAAAVVCVAVLFSVGLAA, encoded by the coding sequence atggcgcagtgcgtgcgtcggctggtgctggcggcgacgctcgccgctgcggtggcgctgctgctgtgcacgagcagtgcgccggtggcgcgtgctgctgggaCGAACGACTTCACTGAGGAGCAGCGGACgcacacgctggcggtgctgcaggcgtttgGGCGTGCGATCCCTGAGCTTGAGAAGAAGTGGACGGGCAACGACTTCTGCTCGTGGGAGTTCATAGTGTGTAATGTTATAGGTGTGAATGTACGGGGAATCAGTCCGACGTatgccggcacgctgccggaggTGCCTGATAACGTCAGCTACAATAACGTTGTCATTCAGCAGCTCGACTTTTCCGAAATGAGGCTGGGGCTGAgcgggacgctgccgccccagtggagctcGATGAAATCGCTGATTTTTATCAATCTGCAATACACGaaggtctccggcacgctgccgctccagtGGAGCTCGATGACATCGCTGAGCCTTCTCAATCTGCGGGGCACTCAGGTCTCGGGCACGgtgccgccccagtggagctcAATGACATCGCTGAGCCTTCTCAATCTGGATTACGTGAAtgtctccggcacgctgccgccccagtggagctcGATGACATCGCTGACCTTCCTCGATCTGCTgggtactcaggtctccggcacgctgccgccccagtggagctcAATGACATCGCTGAGAACTCTCGATCTGGGGGatactcaggtctccggcagtCTGCCCCCGGGATGGAGTGAGCTGAAATCGCTGAGCCTTCTCAATCTCAATGGCACAAAGGTCGCTGGGACTCTGCCGCACGAGTGGTCGTCGATGACGTCGCTGACCGCTCTGGATCTTGTGGGCACTCAGATCTCCGGCAGTCTGCCTCCTCAGTGGAGCGCGATGTCATCGGTGAGCCTTCTGAATCTGAATGGCACAAAGGTCTCCGGCACTCTGCCGCACCAGTGGTCGTCGATGACGTCGCTGACCGCCCTGTATGTGCAGGGAACTCAAGTCtccggcagtctgccgccccagtggagctcGATGACATCGCTGAGCCTTCTGAACCTGAATGGCGCAAAGGTCTCCGGCACGTTGCCGCCCGAGTGGAGTGGGATGTCGGAGGCCGCATACTTCTGGCTGGAACACTGCGACCTGtccggcagtctgccgccTGAGTGGTCGTCGATGCCAAAGCTGCGCGGTATCTCACTGAGCGGCAACCACttctgcgggtgtgtgccggACTCGTGGGCCAAGAAGGCTGGTCTCGTTGTCCAAATCGAGGACAAgcacaagggcagcgactgctTGGCTGCTAAGGAGTGCACAAGGACAACGACCAGCACTGAGGCACCGGCTGAACCCACAACCACCACTGAGGCACCGGCTGAACCCACGACCACTGCTACCCCAACAAACACGCCGACTCCTGCACCAGAGACGGAGTgcgaggtggatgggtgtgaggtgtgcgagggggactccgctgcgaggtgcgcgaggtgccgtGAGGACTACTTCCTGACGGACGAGAAGACGTGCCTGAAGCACAacgatggcggtgttgctgctgtgtcgagcggagtggcagcagcagctgttgtgtgcgtggctgtgctgtttagcgtggggctggcggcgtga
- a CDS encoding putative surface antigen protein codes for MAQCVRRLVLAATLAAAVALLLCTSSAPVARADGTGNFTEEQRTHTLAVLQAFGRAIPELEKKWTGNDFCSWDHVACVSVNVFVGLNVSTYAGTLPEIPVNVDYRHVMIRDLGFWNMPLLSGTLPDSWSQLGGLLSVTLSGCGVSGTLPASWGLMVRLRELTVRDCRHLTGSLPSLWSWLPNLQKLVLRQLQLSGTLPAEWSRVTSLLELEIVAAGDITGTLPPEWSSIKSLRTLNLEGTQVSGTLPPGWSEMKSLTNLELEGTQVSGTLPPGWSSIKSLRTLNLEGTQVSGSLPPEWVSMASLRTLNLEGTQVSGTLPPGWSEMKSLTSLELEGTQVSGTLPPRWSEMKSLRTLNLEGTQVSGTLPPGWGEMKSLTNLYLEGTQLSGSLPTEWRGMKSLTNLYLEGTQVSGSLPPQWSSLTSLRTLDLEGTQVSGRLPPEWSRMLSAENLQLEHCDLSGSLPPEWSAMPRLRLVGLRGNHFCGCVPDSWGKNAGLLVRIEDEHKGRDCRLGNDCRTTEPTTTATPTNTPTPAPAP; via the coding sequence atggcgcagtgcgtgcgtcggctggtgctggcggcgacgctcgccgctgcggtggcgctgctgctgtgcacgagcagtgcgccggtggcgcgtgctGATGGGACGGGCAACTTCACTGAGGAGCAGCGGACgcacacgctggcggtgctgcaggcgtttgGGCGTGCGATCCCTGAGCTTGAGAAGAAGTGGACGGGCAACGACTTCTGCTCGTGGGACCACGTAGCGTGCGTGTCAGTCAACGTCTTCGTAGGTCTCAATGTTTCGACGTatgccggcacgctgccggagaTACCTGTGAACGTCGACTACAGGCACGTCATGATCCGGGACCTGGGGTTCTGGAATATGCCACTGCTGAGCGGGACGCTGCCGGACAGCTGGAGCCAACTGGGAGGACTGCTCTCCGTTACGTTGTCGGGCTGCGGCGTGAGCGGTACACTGCCCGCCTCATGGGGCTTGATGGTTCGTTTACGTGAATTGACTGTGAGAGATTGCAGGCACCTCACCGGCAGCCTGCCTTCTTTGTGGAGCTGGCTGCCTAATTTACAGAAGCTGGTGCTGAGGCAACTGCAGCTGAGCGGTACGCTGCCGGCTGAGTGGAGCCGGGTGACGTCACTGCTTGAGCTGGAGATCGTTGCTGCAGGCGACAtcaccggcacgctgccgcccgagtgGAGCTCGATAAAATCGCTGAGAACTCTTAatctggagggtactcaggtctccggcacacTGCCCCCGGGATGGAGTGAGATGAAATCGCTGACCAATCTCGAgctggagggtactcaggtctccggcacgctgcccccAGGATGGAGCTCGATAAAATCGCTGAGAACTCTTAatctggagggtactcaggtctccggcagtctgccgccCGAGTGGGTCTCGATGGCATCGCTGAGAACTCTTAatctggagggtactcaggtctccggcacacTGCCCCCGGGATGGAGTGAGATGAAATCGCTGACCAGTCTCGAgctggagggtactcaggtctccggcacgctgcccccAAGATGGAGTGAGATGAAATCGCTGAGAACTCTTAatctggagggtactcaggtctccggcacacTGCCCCCGGGATGGGGTGAGATGAAATCGCTGACCAATCTCTatctggagggtactcagCTCTCCGGCAGTCTGCCCACGGAATGGAGAGGGATGAAATCGCTGACCAATCTCTatctggagggtactcaggtctccggcagtctgccgccccagtggagctcACTGACATCGCTGAGAACCCTTGatctggagggtactcaggtctccggcaggCTGCCGCCCGAGTGGAGCAGGATGTTGAGTGCCGAGaacctgcagctggagcacTGCGACCTGtccggcagtctgccgccCGAGTGGTCTGCGATGCCAAGGCTGCGTCTTGTCGGACTGAGGGGCAACCACttctgcgggtgtgtgccggACTCGTGGGGCAAGAATGCTGGTCTCCTTGTAAGAATCGAGGACGAGCACAAGGGCAGGGACTGCAGGCTCGGTAACGACTGCCGCACGACTgaacccaccaccactgctaCCCCAACAAACACGCCTACTCCTGCGCCCGCTCCTTAG